From a single Nostoc sp. MS1 genomic region:
- a CDS encoding PLP-dependent aminotransferase family protein, translating into MDFAININPNAPLPLHRQVYEELRQGILSGRLRPGERLPSTRSLAQLLEVSRATITQSYDLLLSEGYLETIVGSGTFVCRQLPDDLLTPAPIPSKLPPTNSSVSLSAYGASLSDKAFLRPSKSEVEISFTYGRPAFDQFPIDLWRKLLSRHCLSHPNVLDYTYDSQGYQPLREAIASYISRSRAVKCHAEQIIIVGGSQQGIDLITRLLINRGDWIAVEEPGYLGARRAFLAQGASLYPVSVDQSGLVVSELTKNIIPPIKLVYVTPSHQFPTGAVLSLPRRLELLAWAQKTGVMIIEDDYDSEYRYGERPIPALQGLDQGGSVIYVGTFSKVLFPALRLGYLVLPENLVYVFARAKWLADRQCSLLEQYALNDFITEGHLERHIRRMRSLYDQRRQTLVHSLFSHFGDRVKILGENAGMHLMVKIDTHLSDDETVQRAAFAGVGIQAAYPQYLKDSPGHEFILGYAELNEQQIQEGVKRLSKALI; encoded by the coding sequence ATGGATTTTGCAATTAATATCAACCCAAACGCACCTTTACCTCTGCATCGTCAGGTTTATGAGGAATTACGCCAAGGGATTCTTTCGGGGAGATTAAGACCGGGGGAAAGGCTACCATCGACGCGATCGCTTGCTCAATTACTTGAGGTTTCCCGCGCTACTATCACCCAAAGTTATGACCTACTGTTGAGTGAGGGTTATTTAGAAACTATTGTAGGTTCGGGAACGTTTGTTTGTCGTCAACTTCCTGATGATTTACTTACTCCTGCGCCGATACCGTCAAAATTACCACCTACTAATTCATCTGTATCCTTATCAGCTTATGGTGCAAGTTTGAGTGATAAAGCATTTTTACGTCCATCAAAATCAGAAGTGGAAATTAGTTTCACCTATGGAAGACCAGCTTTTGATCAGTTCCCTATAGATTTATGGCGGAAGTTACTATCCCGTCATTGTCTTTCACACCCCAATGTGCTTGACTATACTTATGATTCTCAAGGATATCAACCATTACGGGAAGCGATCGCCTCTTATATTTCGCGTTCCAGAGCGGTGAAGTGTCATGCAGAGCAAATCATTATTGTGGGTGGTTCCCAGCAAGGAATTGACTTAATCACACGCCTGCTAATTAACCGTGGAGATTGGATTGCAGTAGAAGAACCAGGTTATCTAGGCGCTAGACGCGCTTTTTTAGCTCAGGGAGCTAGTTTATACCCTGTATCTGTAGATCAGTCTGGCTTAGTGGTCAGTGAGTTGACCAAAAATATTATTCCTCCCATCAAACTTGTCTATGTCACTCCATCCCATCAATTCCCCACAGGTGCGGTTTTATCCCTTCCTCGGAGGCTAGAGTTGTTAGCTTGGGCGCAGAAAACAGGGGTAATGATTATCGAGGATGACTATGATAGCGAGTATCGTTATGGTGAGCGTCCCATCCCAGCTTTACAGGGATTAGATCAAGGTGGCTCTGTTATTTATGTAGGGACATTTTCTAAAGTTCTCTTTCCAGCTTTGCGCCTTGGGTATTTGGTGTTACCAGAAAATTTAGTATATGTATTTGCACGGGCGAAATGGCTAGCAGATAGACAATGTAGTTTGCTGGAACAGTACGCCCTAAATGATTTTATTACAGAAGGTCATTTAGAACGACATATAAGAAGGATGCGATCGCTCTACGACCAACGTAGGCAAACCTTGGTACATTCTTTATTTTCTCATTTTGGCGACAGAGTGAAAATCTTGGGTGAAAATGCGGGAATGCACTTGATGGTGAAAATAGATACTCACCTTAGCGATGACGAAACAGTCCAGCGTGCTGCCTTTGCTGGTGTAGGTATCCAAGCCGCATACCCTCAATATTTAAAAGATAGTCCTGGTCATGAATTTATTTTAGGATATGCCGAACTCAACGAACAGCAAATCCAAGAAGGAGTAAAACGGCTCTCAAAAGCACTAATATAA